In Vibrio tritonius, the following are encoded in one genomic region:
- the yjjX gene encoding inosine/xanthosine triphosphatase produces MSRVIISSLNPAKINAVKSAFEAVFPEHQFEFIGVAVSSDVPDQPIGDEETHLGAINRIKNAKKHTPGADYYVGLEAGIADNRTFAWMVIETENRRGESRSASLELPPAVIERLSHQHELGDVMDELFSTNNIKQKGGAIGLLTQFQLTRSSVYHQALILALVPFINPEHYVDNI; encoded by the coding sequence ATGAGCCGAGTTATCATTTCGTCACTCAATCCAGCTAAAATTAATGCGGTAAAGAGCGCATTTGAAGCCGTGTTTCCAGAACACCAATTTGAGTTTATCGGCGTGGCAGTAAGCAGTGATGTTCCCGATCAGCCTATTGGTGATGAAGAGACCCATTTAGGGGCAATCAACCGTATAAAAAATGCTAAAAAGCATACTCCTGGGGCGGATTATTATGTAGGCCTTGAAGCGGGTATTGCAGATAACCGCACTTTTGCATGGATGGTGATTGAAACAGAAAATCGTCGTGGAGAGTCTCGCTCAGCAAGTCTAGAACTACCGCCAGCGGTAATTGAACGCCTGTCACATCAACACGAATTAGGCGATGTAATGGATGAACTGTTTAGTACCAATAATATTAAACAGAAAGGTGGCGCAATTGGCTTGTTAACACAGTTTCAACTAACCCGAAGCAGTGTTTATCATCAAGCGCTTATTCTGGCTCTAGTACCGTTTATCAACCCTGAACACTACGTTGATAATATTTAA
- the trpR gene encoding trp operon repressor — protein MTEQPQYQEWQQVMDLITRAVQDGQHEMLLTMLMTADEREALIARVNIFGELMKGDLSQRQISQMLGVGIATITRGSNELKSRTDAEKQELSNLILKS, from the coding sequence ATGACAGAGCAACCACAATATCAAGAGTGGCAGCAGGTGATGGATCTTATCACTCGAGCAGTTCAGGATGGTCAACACGAAATGTTACTGACCATGCTAATGACCGCTGATGAGAGAGAGGCACTTATCGCTCGCGTTAATATCTTTGGTGAATTGATGAAAGGGGATTTGTCGCAAAGACAGATAAGCCAAATGCTTGGTGTTGGTATTGCAACAATCACCAGAGGCTCTAATGAGCTGAAATCTCGAACCGATGCTGAGAAGCAAGAGTTATCAAATTTGATTCTAAAGTCATAG
- a CDS encoding transglycosylase SLT domain-containing protein produces MTRCWRTIQFCGTAIYGLALTAALSSPGAMAESLEQQRALYDQAQELLDESNLSKFNKVRRQLDEYPLTPYLDYRSLLIDIGKKPPIVVRAFIDSHKEYPFAARISAPYITSLAKQQKWQRLVEFQRQEPVGEEYQCWYYYAKLKTGDLKSAFAGAKSLWLQGASVSDACDPLFREWARLGGKTDTLVYERMLLAFEGRNAGLMSYLYQQLKDERMRRWGANMLELYRHPERIPYIAVRFPSTLDLPSQVMLAIEKLARSRPDKARTILNETKRAIDLTNEQVQSLSQYIAMQLLDSTDRKLVSWRDSVIAASKDSHLLKMRIRMALRQVDWAGVKAWVKLLPEGERRELSWQYWLGRSELATGDIEAGYKRLREMVGHRNFYSVAAAIELRQSIQYPSHDLQFNPQLIHPYQKALTRIEELIDRDKIAAAKSEWSWLLDRVNQDEKEMLAVYAANKHWYHLTVTASISASLWNNFELRFPLAHQWWFNFYGNKNGIDPVTLMSLARQESAWDAEAQSPVGARGIMQIMPSTARYTAKKYQLEYTNVSELYDVSKNIEIGSRYFSSLLKRYGKNRIFALAAYNAGPLRVDNWRKETKGKLGPLAFIEAIPFKETRGYVQNILMFEVYYRDLMGAQGQFLTKDEMRAKY; encoded by the coding sequence ATGACAAGATGTTGGCGGACCATTCAGTTTTGTGGAACGGCTATCTATGGTCTGGCATTAACTGCCGCATTAAGCAGTCCGGGCGCGATGGCAGAGTCTTTAGAGCAGCAAAGAGCTTTGTACGATCAGGCCCAAGAATTGCTCGATGAAAGTAACTTAAGTAAGTTTAACAAGGTTCGTCGTCAGCTAGATGAATATCCCTTAACGCCTTATTTAGATTATCGCTCACTACTTATCGATATTGGTAAGAAACCTCCGATTGTTGTTAGGGCTTTTATTGATAGCCATAAAGAATATCCTTTTGCTGCGCGTATAAGCGCACCTTATATTACTTCGTTGGCCAAGCAGCAGAAGTGGCAACGGTTAGTCGAATTTCAACGTCAAGAGCCAGTAGGTGAGGAGTATCAGTGTTGGTATTACTACGCGAAACTAAAAACCGGTGACCTGAAAAGTGCATTTGCTGGTGCAAAATCATTATGGCTTCAAGGGGCAAGTGTGTCCGATGCTTGTGATCCCCTTTTTAGAGAATGGGCTCGCCTGGGTGGCAAAACTGACACGTTAGTTTATGAACGAATGTTGTTGGCGTTTGAAGGTAGAAATGCTGGCTTAATGAGTTATTTGTATCAGCAACTCAAAGATGAACGGATGCGTCGCTGGGGAGCTAATATGTTGGAACTTTATCGACATCCTGAGCGAATTCCTTACATTGCAGTACGTTTCCCTAGTACGTTGGATTTGCCATCTCAAGTGATGCTGGCGATTGAAAAGCTTGCTCGAAGTCGCCCTGATAAAGCCAGAACGATATTGAATGAGACAAAACGTGCGATTGATTTAACGAATGAACAGGTCCAGTCTCTATCGCAATATATAGCGATGCAATTGCTTGATTCCACCGACCGAAAGCTTGTCTCATGGCGTGATAGTGTCATTGCAGCTAGCAAAGATTCACATCTTTTGAAAATGCGCATTCGTATGGCCTTAAGGCAAGTGGACTGGGCTGGGGTCAAAGCGTGGGTCAAATTATTACCAGAAGGTGAACGGAGAGAGTTGTCTTGGCAATATTGGTTAGGGCGCAGTGAATTAGCAACGGGAGATATTGAGGCTGGGTATAAACGCCTTCGTGAGATGGTTGGTCACCGTAATTTTTACAGCGTTGCTGCTGCAATTGAATTACGTCAGTCTATTCAATACCCAAGTCATGACCTGCAGTTTAATCCTCAGCTTATTCATCCTTATCAAAAAGCCCTAACACGAATTGAAGAGCTTATTGATCGCGATAAAATTGCCGCGGCAAAAAGTGAATGGAGTTGGCTACTCGATAGGGTCAATCAAGATGAAAAAGAGATGTTGGCTGTTTATGCCGCGAATAAACATTGGTACCACCTCACCGTTACTGCTTCTATTTCAGCGAGTCTTTGGAATAATTTTGAATTGAGGTTTCCATTAGCACATCAATGGTGGTTCAACTTCTATGGTAATAAAAATGGAATAGATCCAGTAACTTTAATGTCTCTTGCAAGGCAGGAAAGTGCTTGGGATGCGGAGGCTCAATCACCAGTGGGAGCTCGAGGTATTATGCAAATAATGCCATCCACTGCCAGGTATACAGCAAAGAAATATCAGCTTGAATACACCAATGTAAGTGAGCTTTATGATGTGAGTAAAAACATCGAAATTGGCAGTCGATATTTTAGTAGTTTGCTTAAGCGGTATGGCAAAAACCGTATTTTTGCTTTAGCTGCTTATAATGCGGGACCGTTACGAGTTGATAACTGGCGCAAAGAGACCAAGGGGAAACTTGGGCCATTAGCATTTATTGAGGCAATTCCTTTTAAAGAAACTCGTGGTTATGTGCAAAATATTTTGATGTTTGAGGTGTATTACCGCGATCTTATGGGGGCCCAAGGGCAGTTTTTAACTAAAGATGAAATGCGGGCAAAATATTGA
- the ettA gene encoding energy-dependent translational throttle protein EttA, with protein MAEYVYTMSRVSKIVPPKRQILKDISLSFFPGAKIGVLGLNGAGKSTLLRIMAGIDQDIDGEARPQPGLNVGYLPQEPVLDENKTVREVVEEAVSDVAGALKRLDEVYAAYAEEDADFDALAKEQGELEALIQAKDGHNLENALERAADALRLPEWNQKIAHLSGGERRRVAICRLLLERPDMLLLDEPTNHLDAESVAWLERFLVDYTGTVVAITHDRYFLDNAAGWILELDRGEGIPWEGNYSSWLEQKDARLKHEAAQEKARQKTIEKELEWVRQNPKGRQAKSKARMARFEELQNTDHQKRNETNELFIPPGERLGDKVLEVKNLTKSFDGRVLIDDLSFSIPKGAIVGIIGANGAGKSTLFKMLSGVEQPDSGTIELGDTVKLASVDQFRDSMDDKKTVFQEISEGNDIIRINNFEIPARAYCSRFNFKGVDQQKVIGELSGGERNRVHLAKLLKAGGNVLLLDEPTNDLDVETLRALEEALLEFPGCAMVISHDRWFLDRIATHIIDYRDEGQVNFYEGNYTEYMDWLKSTLGAQAAEPHRIKYKRIAK; from the coding sequence ATGGCTGAATACGTATATACCATGTCTCGGGTGAGCAAAATTGTTCCCCCTAAACGTCAAATTCTTAAAGACATTTCATTAAGTTTCTTCCCAGGAGCGAAGATTGGTGTGTTAGGTCTTAATGGTGCAGGTAAATCTACCCTACTACGCATCATGGCAGGCATTGACCAAGACATTGATGGTGAAGCTCGTCCTCAACCAGGTCTAAACGTGGGTTACTTACCTCAAGAACCTGTATTAGATGAAAACAAAACCGTTCGTGAAGTAGTAGAAGAAGCGGTTTCTGATGTTGCAGGTGCACTAAAACGCCTTGACGAAGTTTACGCAGCGTACGCTGAAGAAGATGCAGATTTTGACGCACTGGCTAAAGAACAAGGTGAACTAGAAGCCTTGATTCAAGCAAAAGATGGTCACAACCTAGAAAACGCTCTTGAGCGCGCGGCAGACGCACTGCGTCTTCCAGAATGGAACCAAAAAATCGCCCATCTTTCTGGTGGTGAACGCCGCCGTGTGGCTATCTGTCGTCTGCTGCTAGAACGCCCTGACATGCTGCTTCTTGATGAACCGACCAACCACTTAGATGCTGAATCAGTAGCATGGCTAGAACGCTTCTTGGTTGATTACACAGGAACTGTTGTGGCCATTACCCACGACCGTTACTTCCTAGATAACGCAGCAGGCTGGATTCTAGAACTTGACCGTGGTGAAGGTATTCCATGGGAAGGTAACTACAGCTCTTGGTTGGAACAAAAAGATGCACGTTTGAAGCACGAAGCAGCTCAAGAAAAAGCGCGTCAAAAAACCATCGAGAAAGAGCTGGAGTGGGTTCGTCAAAACCCGAAAGGTCGCCAAGCAAAATCTAAAGCACGTATGGCTCGTTTTGAAGAACTGCAAAACACTGACCACCAAAAACGTAACGAAACCAACGAACTATTTATCCCACCAGGTGAACGCCTAGGTGATAAAGTTCTTGAAGTGAAGAACCTAACTAAATCATTCGATGGCCGTGTTCTTATCGATGATTTGTCATTCAGCATTCCTAAAGGGGCTATCGTGGGTATCATTGGTGCCAACGGTGCAGGTAAATCAACCCTATTCAAAATGCTTAGCGGCGTAGAACAACCAGATTCAGGCACAATTGAACTGGGTGATACAGTGAAACTGGCGTCTGTTGATCAGTTCCGTGACAGCATGGATGATAAGAAAACTGTCTTCCAAGAGATCTCTGAAGGTAACGACATCATCCGTATCAACAACTTTGAGATCCCTGCGCGTGCTTACTGCTCTCGCTTCAACTTCAAAGGCGTGGATCAGCAAAAAGTGATTGGCGAGCTGTCTGGTGGTGAACGTAACCGTGTTCACCTTGCGAAGCTATTAAAAGCAGGCGGTAACGTGTTGCTACTCGATGAACCAACCAACGACCTTGACGTAGAAACTCTCCGTGCGTTGGAGGAAGCACTACTGGAATTCCCAGGCTGTGCCATGGTTATCTCGCACGACCGTTGGTTCTTAGATCGTATTGCAACGCACATCATCGATTACCGTGATGAAGGCCAAGTAAACTTCTACGAAGGTAACTATACCGAGTACATGGATTGGTTAAAATCCACTCTTGGAGCCCAAGCTGCAGAGCCACACCGAATTAAATACAAACGTATTGCTAAGTAA
- a CDS encoding PilZ domain-containing protein, whose translation MERRRFLRVIYQAPVTLSQSDLSFNAMVKDISLHGLLVYCETPSDLISDKPLDVNIPLNDGDVIIQLTAQIVDLKSNLLRLKVDHIDLESLGHLKRLVELNMGNDEILHRDLDHLMDNHDIE comes from the coding sequence ATGGAAAGACGCCGATTTTTACGAGTCATTTATCAAGCTCCCGTCACTTTGTCACAAAGTGATTTGAGCTTTAATGCCATGGTGAAAGATATTTCCCTACATGGACTTCTCGTCTATTGTGAAACACCATCAGACTTAATCTCAGATAAACCACTCGATGTAAATATACCGCTTAACGATGGAGATGTAATCATCCAACTCACAGCCCAAATCGTTGATTTAAAGAGTAATTTACTTAGATTAAAAGTCGACCATATCGATCTAGAAAGCTTAGGTCACCTCAAACGCTTGGTTGAGTTGAATATGGGAAACGATGAGATATTGCACCGCGATTTAGACCATCTTATGGATAACCACGATATTGAATAA
- the tyrA gene encoding bifunctional chorismate mutase/prephenate dehydrogenase → MAVELSALRDQIDAVDQQMVALLARRLALVEQVGHVKSQHGLPIYAPDREAAMLASRRAEAEKQGVPPQLIEDILRRTMRESYASEKDSGFKCLNPDLRSVVLIGGNGQLGSLFGRMFRLSGYQVNVIGKNDWDNADEVLKNAGLVIVTVPIHLTMDIIEKLNQLPNDCILADFTSIKSKPLAAMMKAHQGPVVGLHPMFGPDVPSLAKQVIVCCNGRGEESYQWLLEQFGIWGASVCQMPAEDHDHGMTMIQALRHFTTFAYGVHLSKVKPNIEQLLKLSSPIYRLEIAMVGRLFAQDPNLYGDIILSSQENIDMIDRFYQSFSESVELIKRKDKQGFIDNFTQVSDWFGDYSQQFMQESQNLLKQAHDAIHRG, encoded by the coding sequence ATGGCTGTAGAATTAAGTGCATTAAGAGATCAAATCGATGCTGTCGATCAACAAATGGTCGCGTTATTGGCGCGTCGTCTTGCTCTAGTTGAGCAAGTCGGTCATGTCAAAAGTCAGCACGGTTTGCCCATTTATGCACCTGATCGTGAAGCAGCCATGTTAGCCTCTCGTCGTGCTGAGGCCGAAAAGCAAGGTGTCCCTCCGCAACTCATTGAAGACATATTGCGTCGTACGATGCGTGAGTCTTATGCCAGTGAAAAGGATTCAGGCTTCAAATGCTTAAATCCAGATCTGCGTTCAGTGGTGTTGATCGGTGGTAATGGCCAACTCGGTTCTTTATTTGGCCGTATGTTCCGTTTATCTGGTTATCAAGTGAATGTGATTGGTAAAAACGACTGGGATAATGCTGATGAAGTGCTGAAAAACGCTGGTTTAGTCATTGTTACTGTGCCTATTCACCTGACCATGGATATCATTGAGAAACTGAATCAGTTACCTAATGATTGCATTCTTGCTGACTTTACTTCGATAAAATCGAAGCCGCTCGCGGCAATGATGAAAGCTCATCAAGGACCTGTTGTTGGTTTACATCCAATGTTTGGTCCGGATGTTCCAAGTTTGGCTAAGCAGGTGATTGTTTGCTGTAATGGCCGTGGAGAAGAATCTTACCAATGGCTGTTAGAGCAATTTGGTATCTGGGGGGCAAGTGTTTGTCAGATGCCAGCTGAAGATCATGATCATGGTATGACGATGATTCAAGCGCTGCGCCACTTTACTACGTTTGCTTATGGTGTACACCTCTCTAAGGTGAAACCGAACATCGAGCAGTTGTTGAAGTTGAGTTCTCCTATTTACCGATTAGAAATCGCTATGGTAGGTCGTTTGTTTGCTCAAGACCCTAACTTGTACGGCGATATCATTCTTTCTTCTCAAGAAAATATCGATATGATTGATCGTTTTTACCAGAGCTTTTCTGAGTCAGTAGAGTTGATTAAACGTAAAGACAAACAAGGTTTTATCGATAATTTTACTCAGGTGAGTGATTGGTTTGGGGATTACTCTCAGCAGTTTATGCAAGAGAGCCAAAACTTACTTAAACAAGCACATGATGCAATTCATCGCGGTTAA
- a CDS encoding 3-deoxy-7-phosphoheptulonate synthase, with product MKKSDLSDIHIVDEEILITPDVLKAKLPLSDKARRFIRESRETIANIIHKRDHRLLVVCGPCSIHDIEAAKDYARRLKALSEELKDQIYLVMRVYFEKPRTTVGWKGLINDPRLDGTFDIEQGLHIGRKLLVELSEMEIPLATEALDPISPQYLSDTFSWAAIGARTTESQTHREMASGLSAPIGFKNGTDGSLSTAINAMKAAASSHRFMGISREGQVALLTTRGNHNGHVILRGGKQTNYDSVSVAECEQEMQNANLEASLMVDCSHANSRKDYRRQPLVANDVIKQIRQGNTSIIGLMIESHINEGSQSADLPLSEMKYGVSITDACIGWDTTETLLRNAHDELIPFLTERLKNN from the coding sequence ATGAAGAAAAGTGATTTAAGCGATATTCATATCGTTGATGAAGAGATACTGATCACCCCAGATGTGCTCAAAGCAAAACTACCATTGAGCGATAAAGCGCGTCGTTTTATTCGTGAGTCACGCGAAACGATCGCTAACATTATTCATAAACGAGATCATCGCTTGCTGGTGGTATGTGGCCCTTGCTCTATTCATGATATCGAAGCTGCTAAAGATTATGCTCGTCGCCTGAAAGCACTTTCTGAAGAACTAAAAGATCAAATTTACCTTGTAATGCGGGTGTACTTTGAAAAACCACGCACAACGGTAGGTTGGAAAGGTTTGATCAATGATCCTCGTTTAGATGGAACGTTTGATATTGAGCAGGGCTTACACATTGGTCGTAAACTCCTAGTAGAGCTATCGGAGATGGAAATTCCACTAGCGACAGAAGCGCTCGACCCTATTAGTCCTCAATACCTTTCTGATACTTTTAGCTGGGCTGCGATTGGCGCTCGTACAACTGAATCACAAACGCATCGTGAAATGGCGAGTGGTTTGTCTGCGCCAATTGGTTTTAAAAATGGTACCGATGGTAGTTTGTCTACTGCGATAAATGCGATGAAAGCGGCTGCGTCTAGCCACCGCTTTATGGGGATTAGTCGCGAGGGACAGGTTGCTTTGTTAACAACTCGTGGTAATCACAATGGCCATGTCATTCTTCGTGGTGGTAAGCAAACAAATTACGATTCTGTTTCTGTCGCTGAATGTGAACAGGAAATGCAAAACGCTAATCTTGAAGCATCACTGATGGTTGATTGTAGCCATGCGAACTCTCGTAAGGACTACCGTCGTCAACCTTTGGTTGCGAATGATGTGATCAAACAAATTCGTCAGGGGAATACCTCTATCATTGGTCTTATGATAGAAAGTCATATTAACGAAGGAAGTCAATCGGCTGATCTACCACTGTCTGAAATGAAATACGGTGTTTCTATTACGGATGCATGTATCGGCTGGGATACTACCGAAACATTGCTGCGTAATGCCCATGATGAATTGATCCCGTTTTTGACAGAACGCTTGAAGAATAATTAA
- a CDS encoding sensor histidine kinase: MELILSLMQQMCVYLVLAYMLSKTPIFLPLLNISYRPGHRICLYVLFSLFCITGTYFGLQIDDAIVNTRAIGAIMAGLFGGPVLGTAVGFTGGIHRYFMGGFTDVACAVSTTVEGLIGGLLHSYLIYRGKPKQLFSPIIVFSITLVAEIIQMALILAIADPFDEAFHLVKKIAAPMIITNSFGAALFMSILVDRKTIFEEYSAAFSRRALNVAERSVGILSEGFTPENAKKIARIVYEQTNVGAVAITDTEQILAFIGIGDDHHIPGRPISSMSTLDAIRSNRIIYLDGKEHPYQCSINQDCKLGSALIIPLRAGDRVIGAIKMYEPRRKLFSTINMSMAQGIAQLLSSQILYGEYQQKQMLLSRAEIKLLQAQINPHFLFNALNTISAVIRRHPDTARELILNLSQFFRSNLKQNVESVTLREELAHVNAYLSIEKARFSDRLTVDVDIEPSLLERKIPTFTLQPLVENAVKHGISNLLENGRIRIYSEPHPYGNKITVEDNAGAYKTKQPIDRDDHCGLGMDIVDKRLTNKFGHISELKTDVKLGCYTKMSFIIPSLGSK, from the coding sequence ATGGAGTTAATACTCTCTTTAATGCAGCAGATGTGCGTCTATCTAGTATTAGCGTACATGTTGAGCAAAACTCCTATCTTTTTGCCGTTACTGAATATTTCTTATCGTCCCGGCCACAGAATATGCTTATATGTCCTGTTCTCCCTATTTTGTATCACTGGAACGTACTTCGGTCTACAGATCGATGACGCTATCGTAAATACTCGTGCGATTGGTGCCATAATGGCAGGATTATTTGGTGGGCCAGTTTTAGGTACAGCGGTAGGCTTTACCGGTGGCATTCATCGCTATTTCATGGGGGGATTTACCGATGTTGCCTGTGCCGTTTCAACAACGGTCGAAGGGTTAATTGGTGGATTGCTCCATTCGTATTTAATTTACCGCGGCAAACCCAAACAACTTTTTAGCCCAATCATTGTTTTTTCCATTACGCTCGTGGCAGAGATCATTCAAATGGCGCTGATATTAGCCATCGCAGATCCATTTGATGAAGCATTTCATCTGGTAAAAAAAATAGCAGCGCCAATGATCATCACCAACTCCTTTGGTGCGGCGCTCTTTATGAGCATCTTAGTTGACCGTAAAACGATTTTTGAAGAGTATTCTGCCGCTTTCTCTCGCCGAGCATTAAACGTTGCAGAACGTTCGGTTGGAATTCTTTCTGAAGGCTTTACCCCAGAAAATGCGAAAAAAATAGCGCGCATCGTTTATGAGCAAACCAATGTAGGGGCTGTTGCAATCACCGACACCGAACAAATTCTCGCTTTCATTGGTATTGGTGACGACCACCATATTCCCGGTAGGCCGATCTCATCAATGAGCACCTTGGATGCAATTCGTTCCAATCGAATCATTTACCTTGATGGGAAAGAACATCCCTATCAATGCTCGATTAATCAGGATTGTAAACTTGGCTCTGCCCTCATCATTCCCCTTCGAGCAGGCGATCGCGTGATTGGCGCAATCAAAATGTATGAGCCACGCCGTAAGCTGTTTTCCACCATCAATATGTCTATGGCACAAGGGATTGCACAACTGCTTTCTAGCCAAATTCTGTATGGCGAATATCAACAAAAGCAGATGTTATTGTCACGTGCAGAGATAAAGCTCTTACAAGCACAAATCAACCCTCACTTTCTATTCAATGCGCTCAATACCATCAGCGCAGTTATTCGACGACATCCTGATACCGCAAGAGAGCTGATTCTCAATCTCTCGCAATTTTTTCGCAGTAATCTAAAACAAAATGTCGAATCGGTGACGTTAAGAGAAGAACTGGCTCACGTAAATGCCTACCTTTCTATTGAAAAGGCACGATTCTCAGATCGACTTACTGTAGACGTTGACATTGAACCATCATTACTTGAACGCAAAATTCCCACTTTCACTCTGCAACCTCTGGTTGAAAACGCGGTTAAGCACGGAATATCAAACTTACTTGAGAATGGCCGTATCCGTATTTACAGTGAGCCTCACCCTTATGGCAACAAAATAACTGTTGAAGATAATGCGGGCGCTTATAAAACCAAGCAACCAATAGACAGAGACGATCATTGCGGGCTTGGAATGGACATTGTCGACAAACGCTTGACCAATAAGTTTGGGCACATCTCTGAATTAAAAACGGACGTGAAATTAGGGTGTTATACAAAAATGAGCTTTATCATCCCCTCATTAGGAAGCAAATAA
- the btsR gene encoding two-component system response regulator BtsR: protein MNQKLTALVIDDEKFAREELIDLLHESDCIQVIDEANNAIDGLKKIHQLKPDVIFLDIQMPLITGIELIGMLDPDNNMPHVVFVTAYDQYAIQAFEDNAFDYLLKPIDTARLQKTLQRLKRTQQEKVSYQAISPNQLEQVPCVGHNRIMLIPTDNVEFACSEVCGVQIQTAEHKMTTQLTLKILEEKTPLLRCHRQYLVHLKAIREIKLIDNGLAEITTISGHHIPVSRRYLKDLKERLGFF from the coding sequence ATGAACCAGAAATTGACCGCACTGGTGATTGATGATGAGAAGTTTGCTCGCGAAGAGTTGATCGATCTACTGCATGAAAGCGATTGTATTCAAGTAATAGACGAGGCCAACAATGCGATTGATGGCTTAAAGAAAATCCACCAGCTAAAACCTGACGTCATTTTCTTGGACATTCAAATGCCGCTAATCACGGGTATCGAACTGATTGGTATGCTTGACCCCGACAACAATATGCCACACGTTGTTTTTGTCACCGCCTATGACCAATATGCGATACAAGCGTTTGAAGACAACGCCTTCGATTACTTACTCAAGCCAATAGACACAGCGAGACTACAAAAGACCCTGCAACGGCTAAAAAGAACACAACAAGAGAAAGTCTCTTATCAAGCCATCTCTCCAAATCAACTTGAGCAAGTACCTTGTGTCGGGCATAACCGCATTATGCTGATTCCAACTGATAACGTTGAGTTTGCCTGTAGTGAGGTCTGTGGAGTGCAAATTCAAACAGCAGAACATAAAATGACAACGCAACTCACCCTAAAGATACTCGAGGAAAAGACACCACTACTGCGCTGTCATCGCCAATACTTAGTCCATCTCAAAGCGATTAGAGAAATCAAACTAATTGATAACGGGCTGGCCGAAATTACCACTATTAGTGGCCACCATATTCCTGTCAGCCGCCGCTACTTAAAAGATCTCAAAGAGCGTTTAGGGTTCTTCTAA
- the nagZ gene encoding beta-N-acetylhexosaminidase codes for MGPLWLDVASYELDAEEREILAHPTVGGVILFARNYHDNEQLIALNRSIRQAAKRPILIGVDQEGGRVQRFKDGFSLLPPAQAYQQLKQGSTLAEQCGWLMAAELIAHDVDLSFAPVLDKGYECKAIGNRAFGDSVNAIIEHSSAFMRGMKSVGMATTGKHFPGHGGVIADSHLETPYDNRDDISQDLEIFRHQINQGILDAMMPAHVIYPSYDASPASGSHYWLKQVLRQELGFNGIIFSDDLSMEGAAIMGGPAERSQQALEGGCDMILMCNQRDAAIEVLDNLPLIAVPKALALQKKKSIRYSDLMSSSEWKTAHANALRIRDEFAS; via the coding sequence ATGGGTCCGTTATGGTTAGACGTTGCAAGTTATGAGTTAGACGCAGAAGAGCGTGAAATATTGGCTCATCCAACGGTAGGAGGAGTGATTCTTTTTGCCCGCAACTATCATGATAATGAGCAACTTATTGCTTTAAATAGAAGTATTCGTCAGGCGGCGAAACGTCCTATCTTGATCGGTGTGGATCAGGAAGGTGGAAGAGTACAACGTTTCAAAGATGGTTTTTCTTTGCTTCCGCCGGCACAAGCCTACCAGCAGCTCAAACAGGGAAGCACGCTAGCTGAACAATGTGGTTGGCTTATGGCTGCAGAATTGATTGCCCACGATGTGGATTTGAGTTTTGCGCCCGTTCTCGATAAAGGTTACGAGTGTAAAGCTATTGGCAACCGTGCATTTGGTGATAGTGTAAATGCCATCATTGAACACAGTTCTGCATTTATGCGCGGAATGAAAAGTGTTGGCATGGCAACCACTGGTAAGCATTTTCCTGGGCATGGTGGTGTGATAGCCGATTCTCATCTTGAGACGCCTTATGATAATCGTGATGATATTAGCCAAGATCTAGAAATCTTCCGTCATCAAATTAATCAAGGGATTCTGGATGCGATGATGCCTGCCCATGTGATTTATCCTAGTTATGATGCCTCTCCAGCCAGTGGTTCTCACTATTGGTTGAAGCAGGTATTACGTCAAGAACTTGGATTTAACGGGATCATTTTTTCTGATGACTTGAGTATGGAAGGCGCTGCCATCATGGGCGGGCCAGCCGAGCGTTCTCAGCAGGCATTAGAAGGGGGCTGTGATATGATCCTCATGTGTAATCAGCGCGATGCCGCTATAGAGGTGCTGGACAATTTGCCATTAATTGCAGTACCAAAAGCTTTGGCACTGCAAAAGAAAAAATCAATACGTTACAGTGATTTAATGAGTAGCTCCGAATGGAAAACTGCCCATGCAAATGCGCTTCGCATTCGGGATGAGTTTGCTTCTTAA